The Brachyhypopomus gauderio isolate BG-103 chromosome 2, BGAUD_0.2, whole genome shotgun sequence genome contains a region encoding:
- the saxo3 gene encoding stabilizer of axonemal microtubules 3 isoform X1, giving the protein MYRLCKEKRSLRETSTGVGHAHARALPFHTHSTKNTVLPPLLQQKAWGSGALHYSPTSTTEHDHKTNGLHSRVVYSKAPPHWRTHYLNELAQKLQACESLRVVSAPISETHDCYKGQSASHEAPMGYYKTLQALYGQLNTAHSALALLPKEPLFSTTQSDYRHFCRSELSPSSALDAPPIQGTMTKSGALIRLPTRKAPPSVAAQPQLPRPSVPLPHGSKSSQYMDSFAVPNPPPIFSTPAPDWGKDAGGKSLLQHILEVPKMYVTENQNYGHRNTVLL; this is encoded by the exons ATGTATCGTTTATGTAAAGAGAAGCGGAGCCTCCGCGAGACCAGCACGGGCGTTGGACATGCGCATGCGCGAGCGCTTCCTTTTCACACCCACAGCACTAAG AACAcagttcttcctcctcttctccagcAGAAGGCCTGGGGCTCTGGGGCCCTGCATTAcagccccacctccaccactgaaCATGATCATAAAACCAATGGCCTCCACagcagggttgtgtattctaaaGCCCCTCCTCACTGGCGCACACACTATCTGAATGAACTGGcacagaag CTACAGGCTTGTGAATCACTCAGGGTTGTCTCTGCACCAATCAGTGAGACGCACGATTGCTACAAGGGCCAATCAGCATCCCATGAAGCCCCCATGGGCTACTACAAAACCCTGCAG GCACTATATGGACAGCTGAATACTGCTCATTCAGCCCTGGCCCTTCTGCCCAAAGAGCCACTGTTCAGCACAACTCAATCAGACTACAGACACTTCTGCAG GTCTGAATTGTCTCCTTCTTCTGCACTTGATGCTCCACCCATTCAGGGAACCATGACCAAGAGTGGCGCTCTCATTCGTCTTCCCACTCGCAAGGCCCCGCCCAGTGTGGCCGCGCAGCCTCAGTTGCCCCGCCCCTCCGTGCCATTACCCCATGGGAGTAAATCTAGTCAATATATGGATAGTTTTGCTGTTCCTAATCCTCCACCCATATTCTCCACCCCTGCCCCTGACTGGGGAAAAGACGCGGGTGGGAAAAGTTTACTGCAGCATATCCTGGAGGTTCCAAAGATGTACGTCACAGAGAACCAGAACTATGGACACAGGAACACGGTGCTGTTGTGA
- the saxo3 gene encoding stabilizer of axonemal microtubules 3 isoform X2 — protein sequence MYRLCKEKRSLRETSTGVGHAHARALPFHTHSTKLQACESLRVVSAPISETHDCYKGQSASHEAPMGYYKTLQALYGQLNTAHSALALLPKEPLFSTTQSDYRHFCRSELSPSSALDAPPIQGTMTKSGALIRLPTRKAPPSVAAQPQLPRPSVPLPHGSKSSQYMDSFAVPNPPPIFSTPAPDWGKDAGGKSLLQHILEVPKMYVTENQNYGHRNTVLL from the exons ATGTATCGTTTATGTAAAGAGAAGCGGAGCCTCCGCGAGACCAGCACGGGCGTTGGACATGCGCATGCGCGAGCGCTTCCTTTTCACACCCACAGCACTAAG CTACAGGCTTGTGAATCACTCAGGGTTGTCTCTGCACCAATCAGTGAGACGCACGATTGCTACAAGGGCCAATCAGCATCCCATGAAGCCCCCATGGGCTACTACAAAACCCTGCAG GCACTATATGGACAGCTGAATACTGCTCATTCAGCCCTGGCCCTTCTGCCCAAAGAGCCACTGTTCAGCACAACTCAATCAGACTACAGACACTTCTGCAG GTCTGAATTGTCTCCTTCTTCTGCACTTGATGCTCCACCCATTCAGGGAACCATGACCAAGAGTGGCGCTCTCATTCGTCTTCCCACTCGCAAGGCCCCGCCCAGTGTGGCCGCGCAGCCTCAGTTGCCCCGCCCCTCCGTGCCATTACCCCATGGGAGTAAATCTAGTCAATATATGGATAGTTTTGCTGTTCCTAATCCTCCACCCATATTCTCCACCCCTGCCCCTGACTGGGGAAAAGACGCGGGTGGGAAAAGTTTACTGCAGCATATCCTGGAGGTTCCAAAGATGTACGTCACAGAGAACCAGAACTATGGACACAGGAACACGGTGCTGTTGTGA